The sequence CTTATCCTTCGCTTCGTTAGCAATTGTTCCGATAATATCATCTGCTTCAAATTTCTCCAGTTGATAATGCTTGATTTGAAAGGCGTCTAACAATTCACGCAGCAATGGAAATTGCTCACTGAGTTCGGATGGTGTCTTCTCACGTCCGCCTTTATATTCTTTGTAGGTTTCGTGTCGGAAAGTAGTCTTTCCAGCATCAAACGCAACCAGCACGTGTGTAGGCTGCTCCTCTTCCAACATTCGTAATAACATTGTAGTAAATCCATAGACAGCATTGGTGAATACGCCCTTGTCGTTATTTAATAACGGCAAGGCGAAAAAAGCGCGATAGGCGATACTGTTTCCATCAATTAAAATTAGTTTGTTTGCCATGTTACCGATCTCCTTTTTCATAAAAACATTGCTTTCATTTTACCATGATTGCTGTCAAGAAGAAAATATTCGTCATTCTTGTCTCGCATCAGCGTAAAACATAATCCGTATTATAGGAACTCTATTACATGTTCAATATGATTACTATTGTAACTGCACTTATATGCTTTCTTTACTAAGAAAAACGGGCATAAACCACCCGGTCCTAATTGACTTAATTAATAAATAACTTCCCATAATATGGATTATGTAAACTAGCAGCTTAGTGGTCATTTTGAAAAATTATGTGTGGTATGATACCGCTCCGTCCAACCACTCCGCGTCCTGCGGGGCACGGCTGGAGCTAACTTTGTGAAGAAGAACGCTTCACAAAGTGGATCTCCAGCACCTGCACAATCCCGCGGGAGTCTCCGTGGTTGGCCTCCGCTGATGTATAGCTCCACAATTTATGCGGCAGCTAGGATATGAAGCACTATCTGCAAGATTTACACCATAATTGATGAAATACATTGCTAAGCACCACTGCTTCTAGCTGTTCCAATCGTTGTAGTACTTCCCATTAGCGTAGGAAATAGGCGGAGACTCCCGTGGAATCAGCGCGAGCTGAAGATCCATTTAGGAAAGAAAAGAATTTTCTTTCCTAAATTAGCTGAAGCCGTGCCCACAGGACGCGGAGCCTATTTCCGGAGCTTTGCTAAGCAGATAATCTATATCAAAATGACCATTTGGCAATACAGTCTTTGTTGACATAATCCATATTATCGGAACTAAAATTCATGTTCAAAGTGATTACTGCTGCGACTGCACTTTTATACTTTTTGACTGATGATAAAAAAACCGGAGACTAATTTTGTCTCCGAGGTTTTTGTTATTCGGTATACCCTAACAGTATATCTGCGTATGGCGATCCTTGTGGAATAATAATGGTCGTTTCTCCGTCTATCGTTTTTTTGTAGGATTCAAGCGTTCGATACAATTGATAAAATTCTTCGTCCTGAGAGAATGATTCGTTATACATTTCGGAAGCTTCTAATTCGCCTTCTGCACGAATTTGTTCTGCTTCGGCATTCGCCTTTGAAATCATTTCTGTTACATCACGTTCTGCATTTGCACTGATCCTACTCTTTTCCGCTTCACCTTGGGATAAGTATTGCTGTGCCTGTGATTCACGTTCGGAAATCATCCGGTTAAAGACAGATTGCTCATTCTCCTCTGGTAAATCAGTCCGTTTAATGCGAACGTCATCTACTTGTATGCCATAGCTATCTCTGACTAGTAATTCGTTCACTTTCTCAGTTACTCTTTTGTTTAAGTCTCCTCTTGTACTACCTTCATCATTTATGATTTCATCGTATTCCATTGAACCTAATTCTGAACGGATCACAGAGAAGATAAACTCACCCATTCTTGCTTCGGCACCCATTTCTGTTTTAGCATTTGCGATCATCGAGGCCGGATCGGTGATTTCCCATATCGCATAATTATCAATAATCATCCGTTTTTTATCTAACGTATTAATTTCCCGTTCCATTACATCATAGACTAATTTTTTGTTTGGTAATGTTGATACCGTTTGTAACAGCGGCACTCTGAAATTCAGGCCTGGTTCATCCACGATTCGTACTACCTCACCAAACTGCCGCACCACTTTATATTCGCCTTCTCTCGCTACAAACATACTACTGAACACTAGGAAAATGAGAATAACCGTAACCAATACAGCCAAGCCTATCTTCACTAATCGTCTAATTTCTTTAGGCGATTTCTTCTTCATTTCAAAAACATTGTTATCATCAACCATTATTATTCTCCTCCTGTTCATTCGTATTTTCCTCTTCCGTCGTGTCATCTTCTGAGGACTCGGTAACAGGTGGTGTATTTTTCGATGCATTTTCACCAATAGGTAAATACTTAATTGTATTACCATCGTCATTCATGATATAAATGTTGGCATTTGGCAACACTTGATCCAAGGTTTCTAATACGAGTCGTTGTCTGGTGACATCAGGATTACTGCTGTATGCTTCATACAGAGCATTAAATTCTGCTACATTACCACGTGCTGTTTCAACCCGTTCAATTTTATCCCCTTCTGCTCTCGTAATAATCGCATCTTTTTCCCCTAATGCTTCTTCGTAGATTTCATTTCGATATTTGTCTGCTTCGTTTTTCTTTGTATTCATTGTTTCTCTTGCGTCTGTTACTTTCATAAACGCTTGGCGTACCTCTTCATTAGGTAAATCCACTTCTTGCAGCTTCACATCCTGTATAGTAATTCCAACTTCATAATCTTCCATTACAGATACTAATAAGTCGAGTACTTTATTTTCTATTTCTGCCTTTCCATCTGTTAACGCTTCATCAATGGTGGAAGACCCGATGATACTGCGAAGCGAGGCAGAAGTTGCATTGTATAAAATCTGCTCAGGATCGCTTGAGCTAAATAGATATTTACTAGGTTCTATAATTTTCCATTGCACAACTAAATCAGCCTGAAGAATGTTTTCGTCGCCTGTGATCATTCGGACAACATTCGCCTGTTCTGCTTGCTCAGGATCATAACCAAAATTCAAGCTGAAGGTTTCCTTTGAAAGTGTTTCTACAGATTGAATTGGCCATGGCAGTTTAAAATGAAGCCCTGATTCTGTCGTAGCCTCTTCTGCTTCACCAAATGTAATTAATACCGCCTGTTCAGATTCATCGACAGTATACCAGCTGGTGGCTGCAAATAAGCCTAGCAATATAATAACGATGACAATAGTAATCCATTTGTATACTTGTTTTAACGTCATGCTATTTCCCCTTCCTGCAAATAATATGTAATAATTCCTCTCATTCATTACATACGGATCATGTTACAAAAAAGTTTCAATTAGATGACAAAAATGTATAAATGAATAGGCATGTCGTTTTTTAAAACTAAGATCACAAGCTTTCTTTATTAGAAAAACTCGGCATTCGCCTCGTCCATTAGCGAGTGCCGTAGTTTTATCTTATACTTGGTACATTTTAAAATTTCACTACGTCGAACTGCTTCTATGCTAAAATTTTATACTTTCCTAACGTAGAACAAAGGCGCAAGCGCCCGTTTAGAGACGTAGCGAGTGGAGCGAATCAACTGAGATAAAGGAATCACGGTGAGCTTGCGAATCGATGGTGACTTATCGTAGGGCGATTTCGCGAAGTCGCCTAGTCTCTGGGCGCTGGAGCCGGACGTCGGCTGTGGCTGTATATCAGATTGGCCATTTTGATATATTTTATCTGCTTAGCAAAGCTCCAGAAATAGGCTCCGCGTCCTGTGGGCACGGCTTCATCTAGGCTACAACTTGAACAGCATCTCTGCTGCCTTGTGCCGAGGAAGCCCACTTCGAAGCGATACTTGCAGACACAGGTACAAATGAAGTGGATCTTCAGCTCGCGCTGATTCCACCGGAGTCTCCGCATATTTCCTACGCTTAAGGGAAGTGCTACAACGCATGGAACAGCAAAAAGCAGTGGTTCTAGGCATTTTTCAATAACTATTATTTATGCATACGATCAATATGCTAGCTCTACCAAAAATTGTAGAAGCCCAATTCTAGCGTAGGCCAACCACGGAGACTCCCGCGGGACAGGCAGGCGCTGAAGATCCACAACGTCTGCACCTGCGTCTACTAGTAACGCTTCGAAGTAGGCTTCCTCGGTGCAAGGCAGCAGAGAAGTGATTCTTGTAGTAGCCTAGCTTCAGCCGTGCCCCGCAGGACGCGGAGTGGTTGGACGGAGCGGTATTCTATCACATAAAAAATCTCAATATGGATGCTTGACTAGTAATGCTTAGTTTACATAATCCATATTATGGGACCTCGACTACTTGTTCCATATGATTACTGTCGTGACTGCACTTTTATACTTTCTTGAATGATTAAAAAAATTGTGAAGACCGTTTTGGTTCTTCACAACTTTTTTGGTAATTTAACTGTGAAACAGGAGCCTTTTCCTACTTCACTGGTAACAGCGATCGTGCCTTGGTGTACTTCCACGATATGTTTGACGATTGCTAAGCCTAGACCCGTGCCACCTGTGTTTCGACTGCGCGCACGATCGACCCGATAAAATCTTTCAAAAATACGTGACCTCGCGTCCTCAGGTATTCCTACTCCCGTATCTTCTACTTCTATCACTACATCACTTTGCGTTTCTGCAACCCGCAATATCACCCTGCCGCCTTCACCAGTATAATTAATCGCATTATACATTAAGTTCAGTATAACTTGCTGCAATCGATCTGGATCACCATAAAAAGTAATTCCCCGTTCCACTTCTTTGGTGAACAGTAATGATTTTTTTTGAGCCTGTTGTTCAATCAGCGTAAGACTGCTTTGCATCCAGCTGTCAACTTCTATAAGCTTCAAAGACAGTTTCATTTCTTCTTTCTCAATTTTGGAAAGTTCAAGTAAATCATGTATTAAAGATTGGAGACGCGTGCTCTCTTTTAATATGATGTTTAGAAATTGTTTCCTTATTTCTTCATCCGCCATATCGTCCTCTAGAAGTGTTTCAGCAAAACCCCTTATAGACGTTATCGGTGTTTTCAGTTCATGCGATACATTCGCAACAAAATCTTTTCGCATTTCTTCTACCCGTTTCAAATCAGAGATATCGTGAAATACGAGGACCGCACCTTTTAAATCTTTTACATCATTTATAACTGGAGCACCTGTCACTTCAACATAATGTTTTTTTCCGTCGATCATTAATGTTATATTACCAGTCATTTTTTCTTCATACAGAAACGTTTCCTGGACGACTTTGTGAATGATTTGATCATCGAGCACGTCATAATATAAATATCCTAAGAAGTCCACTGATTTCTTACCAAAAAGGTGGATAAATTTACGATTGATTAAGTGAACATAACCTCTTTCATCAATCAGCATTAGACCACTTTCCATGTTGTTCATTACTGTTTTCCATTGACTACCTTGCATTTTCTCCTGAATCGACATCTCTTGTAAATTTCTTGCCAATACATTAATTGCACTGCTAAGCTGCTGTGCTTCACCGGATGGCTTTACATATGTACGTGCATTATAATTTCCTTTTACAAGCTCATTTGTTACATTTATCGAAGCACGAATTGGCCGAACATAATTTTCAAACATATGATAAATCAATACCAGTAATATGATAAACCCTATTATTAAAGAAAATAATACAAACAACTGCTCCTCATCCGAGGTAAGAGGAATAATAATAATACCGATTAGAATGAAAACAGATGCGATCATTAATATGTACCGGTAAAACAAATTCACTTTATTTTTCGTGTTCATTAATAGGGCTCCTCCATCTTGTAACCAAGCCCTCGAATAGTTTTAATGTATACCGGATGTTTCGTATCTGGTTCGATCTTCTCCCTTAAATGGCTGACATGAACATCTACAATTCTCGTATCACCAACAAAATCATAATTCCAGACAGCACTCAGTAATTGATCACGTGATAACACTTTCCCTTTATGTTTTGCAAGATAGTGAAGCAATTCAAATTCTTTACGTGTAAAAGCTAAAGAATCTCCTTTTATGGTTGCTTCATACTGTTGAGGATAAATGAGCAAATCTGAGATTTTAATAAATGGCTGATCTTCTCCACTTTCTCGTTTTTTTGTCCGGCGCAAAATTGCTTTAATTCTGGCTACCACTTCTTTAGGACTGAAGGGTTTTGTCAAATAGTCATCTGCACCTAATTCTAAGCCCAGTACTTTATCAAACTCGTCATCTTTTGCAGTTAACATC is a genomic window of Gracilibacillus salinarum containing:
- a CDS encoding response regulator transcription factor, whose translation is MEEKVLIVDDEQSIVTLLQYNIEKSGFKTDIAYDGAEGLEKAVSGEFDLIILDLMLPGMEGTEVCKALRQKQIETPILMLTAKDDEFDKVLGLELGADDYLTKPFSPKEVVARIKAILRRTKKRESGEDQPFIKISDLLIYPQQYEATIKGDSLAFTRKEFELLHYLAKHKGKVLSRDQLLSAVWNYDFVGDTRIVDVHVSHLREKIEPDTKHPVYIKTIRGLGYKMEEPY
- the pnpS gene encoding two-component system histidine kinase PnpS gives rise to the protein MNTKNKVNLFYRYILMIASVFILIGIIIIPLTSDEEQLFVLFSLIIGFIILLVLIYHMFENYVRPIRASINVTNELVKGNYNARTYVKPSGEAQQLSSAINVLARNLQEMSIQEKMQGSQWKTVMNNMESGLMLIDERGYVHLINRKFIHLFGKKSVDFLGYLYYDVLDDQIIHKVVQETFLYEEKMTGNITLMIDGKKHYVEVTGAPVINDVKDLKGAVLVFHDISDLKRVEEMRKDFVANVSHELKTPITSIRGFAETLLEDDMADEEIRKQFLNIILKESTRLQSLIHDLLELSKIEKEEMKLSLKLIEVDSWMQSSLTLIEQQAQKKSLLFTKEVERGITFYGDPDRLQQVILNLMYNAINYTGEGGRVILRVAETQSDVVIEVEDTGVGIPEDARSRIFERFYRVDRARSRNTGGTGLGLAIVKHIVEVHQGTIAVTSEVGKGSCFTVKLPKKL
- the hflK gene encoding FtsH protease activity modulator HflK, with the protein product MTLKQVYKWITIVIVIILLGLFAATSWYTVDESEQAVLITFGEAEEATTESGLHFKLPWPIQSVETLSKETFSLNFGYDPEQAEQANVVRMITGDENILQADLVVQWKIIEPSKYLFSSSDPEQILYNATSASLRSIIGSSTIDEALTDGKAEIENKVLDLLVSVMEDYEVGITIQDVKLQEVDLPNEEVRQAFMKVTDARETMNTKKNEADKYRNEIYEEALGEKDAIITRAEGDKIERVETARGNVAEFNALYEAYSSNPDVTRQRLVLETLDQVLPNANIYIMNDDGNTIKYLPIGENASKNTPPVTESSEDDTTEEENTNEQEENNNG
- the hflC gene encoding protease modulator HflC; translated protein: MVDDNNVFEMKKKSPKEIRRLVKIGLAVLVTVILIFLVFSSMFVAREGEYKVVRQFGEVVRIVDEPGLNFRVPLLQTVSTLPNKKLVYDVMEREINTLDKKRMIIDNYAIWEITDPASMIANAKTEMGAEARMGEFIFSVIRSELGSMEYDEIINDEGSTRGDLNKRVTEKVNELLVRDSYGIQVDDVRIKRTDLPEENEQSVFNRMISERESQAQQYLSQGEAEKSRISANAERDVTEMISKANAEAEQIRAEGELEASEMYNESFSQDEEFYQLYRTLESYKKTIDGETTIIIPQGSPYADILLGYTE